A window of Phycobacter azelaicus contains these coding sequences:
- the nth gene encoding endonuclease III: MAKQLDYHTLREIFSRFQAAEPEPKGELEHVNVYTLVVAVALSAQATDAGVNKATRELFKIADTPQKMLDLGEEGLIEHIKTIGLYRNKAKNVIKMARILVEEYGGEVPNSRAALQSLPGVGRKTANVVLNMWWHYPAQAVDTHIFRVGNRSGICPGKDVDAVERAIEDNIPVDFQQHAHHWLILHGRYHCKARKPMCGTCLIRDLCQYEDKTL; the protein is encoded by the coding sequence ATGGCAAAGCAACTCGATTACCACACCCTGCGCGAGATCTTTTCGCGCTTTCAGGCAGCCGAGCCGGAACCGAAGGGCGAGCTGGAGCATGTAAACGTCTACACGCTGGTTGTGGCTGTCGCCCTATCGGCGCAGGCGACAGATGCAGGCGTCAACAAAGCCACGCGTGAGCTGTTCAAGATCGCGGACACGCCGCAAAAGATGCTGGACCTTGGTGAAGAGGGCCTCATCGAGCATATCAAGACCATCGGCCTTTACCGTAACAAGGCCAAGAATGTCATCAAGATGGCCCGCATCCTGGTCGAGGAGTACGGCGGCGAGGTGCCCAATTCCCGCGCCGCCCTGCAGTCGCTTCCTGGTGTCGGCCGCAAGACCGCCAATGTAGTTCTGAACATGTGGTGGCATTATCCGGCGCAGGCGGTGGATACGCACATCTTCCGCGTCGGCAACCGCTCCGGCATTTGCCCCGGCAAGGATGTGGACGCGGTCGAGCGCGCCATCGAAGACAATATCCCGGTCGATTTCCAGCAGCACGCCCATCACTGGCTGATCCTGCACGGCCGCTATCACTGCAAGGCACGCAAGCCAATGTGCGGCACCTGCCTCATCCGCGACCTGTGCCAATACGAGGACAAAACCCTATGA
- a CDS encoding adenosine kinase, which produces MKTYQIVGIGNAVVDVISQCDDSFLDHMGIEKGIMQLIERERGEVLYGAMESRVQTPGGSVANTIAGAGALGLDAAFIGRVHDDSLGRFYADAMNEDGVDFVNPPVPGGELPTSRSMIFVSPDGERSMNTYLGISSELSSKDVPNEVAGQTEIMFLEGYLFDKDKGKTAFMEAARDCRRGGGKPGIAISDPFCVERHRADFLSLIENELDFVIGNEAEIRSLFETDDLEEALAKTASICPLVVCTRSGDGVSVIAGDTRIDVPVTKVVPVDATGAGDQFAAGFLFGLATGRDLETCAKIGNICAAEVISHIGPRPEKDMREVLKSEGLL; this is translated from the coding sequence ATGAAAACCTATCAGATTGTTGGCATCGGCAACGCCGTTGTCGACGTGATCAGCCAATGCGACGACAGCTTTCTTGACCATATGGGGATCGAGAAAGGCATCATGCAGCTGATCGAGCGTGAGCGCGGCGAGGTCCTGTACGGCGCGATGGAAAGCCGTGTGCAGACGCCTGGTGGCTCTGTCGCCAACACAATCGCAGGCGCAGGTGCACTGGGGCTGGATGCGGCCTTTATCGGGCGTGTGCATGACGATTCTCTGGGACGTTTCTATGCGGACGCCATGAACGAGGACGGGGTCGATTTCGTGAACCCGCCGGTGCCGGGCGGTGAGCTGCCCACATCCCGTTCAATGATTTTTGTTTCTCCGGACGGGGAGCGGTCGATGAACACTTATCTTGGTATTTCCTCTGAGCTAAGCTCAAAAGATGTCCCGAATGAGGTCGCCGGGCAGACCGAGATCATGTTCCTTGAAGGCTATCTGTTCGACAAGGATAAGGGCAAGACTGCCTTTATGGAAGCGGCCCGGGACTGTCGCCGGGGCGGCGGCAAACCCGGCATCGCCATTTCCGACCCCTTCTGCGTTGAGCGCCACCGCGCCGACTTCCTGTCGCTGATCGAGAACGAGCTGGACTTCGTGATCGGCAACGAAGCCGAGATCCGGTCGCTGTTTGAAACCGACGATCTGGAAGAGGCTCTGGCCAAGACCGCCTCGATCTGTCCGCTCGTGGTTTGCACCCGCTCGGGCGACGGGGTGTCGGTGATCGCGGGCGATACCCGTATCGACGTTCCCGTCACCAAGGTCGTACCCGTGGATGCCACCGGCGCGGGCGATCAGTTTGCGGCCGGGTTCCTATTTGGTCTTGCCACTGGCCGAGATCTGGAGACCTGCGCCAAGATCGGCAACATCTGTGCAGCCGAAGTGATCAGCCACATTGGTCCGCGCCCCGAAAAAGACATGCGCGAAGTCCTGAAGTCCGAAGGGCTTCTCTGA
- a CDS encoding methylated-DNA--[protein]-cysteine S-methyltransferase, whose product MTLQPTEEGYHYGVIRRAIELIDDGREDIGLEALAAQMSMSPAHFQRVFSAWVGVSPKRYQQYLRLGHAKTLLQERFSTLETAHAVGLSGSGRLHDLFLRWEAMSPGEYARKGAGLTIRWGWFDSPFGLALVMGTEKGICGLAFAAEIGAEPTMADMRARWPQAHFVEDPMALRPLAEAVFAQKGEAVLHMIGAPLQIKVWEALMRIPSGHVTTYSELAKAIGSPRAVRAVGTAVGKNPVSWLIPCHRALRKSGALGGYHWGTEVKRAMLAFEAARGDGLDGDEKGGRQTA is encoded by the coding sequence ATGACCCTTCAGCCGACCGAAGAGGGCTACCACTATGGCGTCATCCGGCGCGCGATTGAGCTGATCGACGATGGCCGTGAGGACATCGGCCTTGAAGCATTGGCGGCCCAGATGAGCATGAGTCCGGCTCATTTCCAGCGGGTCTTCTCGGCCTGGGTGGGGGTCTCGCCCAAGCGATACCAGCAATACCTGCGGCTGGGTCATGCCAAAACCCTGCTACAAGAGCGGTTCTCGACACTTGAGACCGCCCATGCGGTGGGGCTGTCGGGGTCAGGGCGCCTGCACGATCTGTTTTTGCGCTGGGAGGCGATGAGCCCTGGAGAATACGCTCGCAAAGGGGCGGGCCTTACGATCCGCTGGGGATGGTTTGACAGTCCTTTTGGATTGGCGTTGGTCATGGGCACCGAAAAAGGCATTTGCGGGCTGGCCTTTGCAGCAGAGATTGGTGCCGAGCCGACCATGGCCGACATGCGCGCGCGCTGGCCTCAGGCACACTTTGTCGAGGATCCGATGGCCCTGCGTCCCTTGGCTGAAGCGGTCTTTGCGCAAAAGGGGGAAGCAGTGTTGCACATGATCGGGGCGCCGCTTCAGATAAAGGTCTGGGAGGCTCTGATGCGCATCCCGTCAGGTCATGTCACAACCTACTCCGAACTTGCCAAAGCCATCGGTTCCCCCCGGGCTGTGCGGGCCGTGGGCACGGCCGTGGGCAAGAACCCGGTCAGCTGGCTCATTCCCTGTCATCGGGCTCTGCGCAAATCCGGCGCCTTGGGGGGGTATCATTGGGGCACCGAAGTGAAACGGGCAATGCTGGCGTTTGAAGCAGCGCGCGGAGATGGCCTTGATGGGGATGAAAAGGGTGGGCGGCAAACCGCCTAA
- a CDS encoding OmpA family protein, whose product MTFMKFSTVVAVTAVLGLGACTDPAMLSNSGGPSKEQQGLIAGGILGAGIGALSNSSNKTGAVLGGAAVGAIAGGLIGSQLDKQEAELRQSISNDGISIVNTGDRLIVLLPNDLTFATDSSAITPSVRSDLLKVADSLVRYPNSMVQVIGHTDSDGDAAYNQGLSERRANVVADQIQAGGVPYNRIRTIGRGEEEPVASNLTEEGKARNRRVEIVIIPQG is encoded by the coding sequence ATGACATTCATGAAATTCTCGACCGTGGTGGCGGTCACAGCGGTGCTCGGGCTGGGCGCTTGCACTGATCCCGCCATGCTGAGCAACAGCGGCGGCCCCAGCAAAGAGCAGCAGGGTCTGATTGCAGGCGGCATCCTTGGGGCCGGTATCGGAGCCCTGTCCAATTCGAGCAACAAGACCGGCGCGGTCCTTGGCGGCGCCGCAGTGGGCGCCATCGCGGGCGGTTTGATCGGCAGCCAGCTTGACAAGCAGGAAGCAGAGCTGCGCCAATCGATCTCGAACGACGGCATTTCGATCGTCAATACCGGCGACCGGCTAATCGTCCTGTTGCCTAACGATTTGACCTTTGCCACCGACAGCTCCGCGATCACCCCCTCGGTGCGTTCGGACCTGCTGAAAGTGGCGGACAGCCTTGTGCGCTATCCCAACAGCATGGTTCAGGTGATCGGCCATACCGACAGCGATGGCGATGCGGCCTACAACCAGGGTCTGTCCGAACGGCGCGCCAATGTGGTGGCAGATCAGATCCAGGCGGGCGGTGTGCCCTACAATCGGATCCGCACCATTGGCCGCGGCGAGGAAGAACCGGTGGCCAGCAACCTCACCGAAGAGGGCAAGGCGCGCAACCGCCGTGTGGAGATCGTGATCATTCCGCAGGGGTGA